A single genomic interval of Acidovorax sp. 1608163 harbors:
- the moaD gene encoding molybdopterin converting factor subunit 1, whose protein sequence is MKTITVRYFASIREAIGQGSESVQTTAATLGTLRDELIARGGAHATSLARGRAVRMALNQNLSDEAAVLADGAEVAFFPPVTGG, encoded by the coding sequence ATGAAAACCATCACAGTCCGCTACTTCGCCTCCATCCGCGAGGCCATTGGGCAAGGCAGCGAGTCGGTTCAAACCACGGCCGCCACCCTGGGCACCTTGCGCGATGAACTCATCGCCCGGGGCGGCGCCCACGCCACCAGCCTGGCCCGTGGCCGGGCGGTGCGCATGGCGCTGAACCAGAACCTCAGCGACGAGGCCGCCGTGCTGGCCGATGGCGCCGAGGTGGCTTTTTTCCCACCCGTGACAGGCGGTTGA